The following proteins are encoded in a genomic region of Thioflexithrix psekupsensis:
- the dnaX gene encoding DNA polymerase III subunit gamma/tau, with amino-acid sequence MAYQVLARKWRPRTFAEMVGQTHVLRALMNALSTDRLHHAYLFTGTRGVGKTTIARIFAKSLNCETHGVSDHPCGHCRTCTEIDGGRFVDLIEVDAASRTGVDDTRELLDNVQYAPTRGRYKVYLIDEVHMLTRQSFNALLKTLEEPPPHIKFLLATTDPQKLLPTVLSRCLQFNLKRLPLELIHSHLSHILETEQIAFEPASLHFLARAADGSMRDALSLLDQAIAYGAGQLTVADVSAMLGTLEQGVVYHLLRSLMANDAVALLNNVKQLAESNPDFNQVLADLLSILQKIALAQVLPDSLNSELPEEQMIAELAQQISPEDVQLFYQIGLTGRRDLPYAPEQRGGFEMLLLRMLAFRPVNAAFSAPETAKPTPSRTMADAPRPVAATTVTHVPPTAAAVPEKKTIVKTPPVSSPVSPAPITPTNTPNNTPAHSPAKNQVLTLNNPEDWLHLVKQLPLGGAVRQLALNCALTQVSGHTLHLQLAKDSEMLGVGGRVSELEKIILNYCGQPYHIEIHITQQLNTVTVAELQHREQNEYEQQLKVQIQSDPFVQSLQQRFGAKIMRIQANKNGENS; translated from the coding sequence ATGGCTTATCAGGTCTTAGCACGAAAATGGCGACCGCGCACGTTTGCCGAAATGGTCGGACAAACACATGTTTTACGCGCCCTCATGAACGCCCTCTCAACAGACCGCTTACATCATGCCTACTTGTTTACAGGCACGCGCGGCGTGGGAAAAACCACCATCGCCCGCATTTTTGCCAAATCCCTCAATTGCGAAACCCACGGAGTCAGCGATCACCCTTGCGGCCATTGTCGTACTTGTACGGAAATCGATGGCGGCCGTTTTGTCGATTTGATCGAAGTCGATGCCGCATCGCGCACGGGCGTAGATGACACCCGCGAATTACTCGACAATGTACAATACGCACCCACTCGCGGCCGTTATAAAGTCTATTTAATCGACGAAGTCCACATGTTGACGCGGCAGAGTTTTAATGCGTTATTAAAAACATTAGAAGAACCGCCGCCGCATATTAAATTTTTATTAGCCACTACTGATCCACAAAAATTATTACCTACCGTTTTATCGCGTTGTTTGCAATTTAATTTAAAACGACTGCCTTTAGAATTAATTCATTCTCATTTAAGCCACATTCTTGAAACAGAACAAATTGCATTTGAACCTGCTTCATTGCATTTTTTAGCCCGCGCTGCCGATGGCAGTATGCGCGATGCCTTGAGTTTGCTGGATCAAGCGATTGCTTATGGCGCAGGACAATTAACGGTTGCTGATGTCAGTGCCATGTTGGGGACATTAGAACAAGGCGTGGTCTATCATTTACTGCGATCATTAATGGCCAATGATGCCGTAGCCTTGTTGAATAACGTGAAACAATTAGCGGAAAGTAATCCTGATTTTAATCAAGTATTAGCCGATTTATTAAGTATTTTACAAAAAATAGCGTTAGCCCAAGTTTTACCCGATTCGCTGAATAGCGAATTACCCGAAGAACAAATGATTGCCGAATTAGCGCAGCAAATTTCTCCCGAAGATGTGCAGTTATTTTATCAAATTGGCTTAACGGGTCGGCGTGATTTGCCTTACGCGCCAGAGCAGCGGGGTGGATTTGAAATGTTGCTATTGCGTATGTTGGCATTTCGCCCCGTGAATGCGGCATTTAGCGCGCCAGAGACCGCAAAACCCACGCCCAGCCGAACCATGGCTGATGCGCCGCGTCCCGTCGCGGCCACGACGGTGACTCATGTGCCGCCTACGGCTGCGGCTGTGCCTGAAAAAAAAACAATTGTTAAAACGCCACCTGTTTCTTCCCCTGTTTCTCCCGCGCCCATTACTCCCACCAATACGCCCAACAATACTCCCGCCCATAGTCCTGCAAAAAATCAGGTTTTAACACTCAATAATCCAGAAGATTGGCTTCATTTAGTGAAACAATTACCACTGGGTGGCGCAGTGCGACAATTGGCTTTAAATTGTGCATTAACTCAAGTTTCAGGGCATACTTTACATTTACAATTAGCCAAAGATTCAGAGATGTTAGGTGTAGGTGGTCGTGTGTCTGAATTAGAAAAGATAATTTTAAATTATTGTGGCCAACCCTACCATATCGAAATTCATATCACGCAACAATTAAACACGGTGACAGTAGCCGAATTGCAGCACCGTGAACAAAACGAATATGAACAACAATTAAAAGTGCAAATTCAAAGTGATCCTTTTGTGCAATCGTTACAACAACGTTTTGGCGCAAAAATTATGCGAATTCAAGCCAATAAAAATGGGGAAAATTCATGA
- a CDS encoding NYN domain-containing protein has translation MEGNKIFERSHTKLGVYVDVANVNRNGGYGMQYDILREFACRDGAEPIRLNAYVSFDVERARDDLAYRKGINGYFSVLREYGFKVIQKNVKWYEDEKGTRYGKANADLDMAVDALLQSQNLDRVIMITGDGDFVQVVRALQNNGCRVEVVAFENISSELKREADMFISGYLIPNLLPVKKNVDNNLIWGELGSVVRGYCSHYYEDRGFGFMRYMERIAPGLWITDSRNDDSPYNSAFFHSSNLPEEVNSNHLPNRDLIFEFRLEESKSNNKDPVATNIRLVGS, from the coding sequence ATGGAAGGAAATAAAATATTTGAACGTTCTCACACAAAATTAGGTGTCTATGTGGACGTGGCTAATGTGAATCGTAACGGCGGTTATGGGATGCAATATGATATTTTACGAGAATTTGCCTGCCGCGACGGTGCGGAGCCGATTCGTCTCAATGCTTACGTCAGTTTTGACGTGGAGCGGGCGCGTGATGATTTGGCCTATCGTAAGGGGATTAATGGTTATTTTTCAGTGTTGCGTGAATATGGCTTTAAAGTCATTCAAAAAAACGTCAAATGGTACGAAGACGAAAAAGGCACACGCTACGGTAAAGCCAACGCCGATTTAGACATGGCCGTTGATGCCTTATTGCAATCGCAAAATTTAGATCGGGTCATTATGATTACAGGCGATGGGGATTTTGTGCAGGTGGTTCGCGCATTACAAAATAATGGGTGTCGGGTAGAAGTGGTGGCTTTTGAAAATATTTCTTCTGAATTGAAACGTGAAGCGGACATGTTTATTTCTGGCTACCTGATCCCCAACTTGTTACCAGTAAAAAAGAACGTGGATAATAATTTGATTTGGGGAGAATTGGGATCGGTGGTGCGGGGTTACTGCTCGCATTATTACGAAGATCGCGGCTTTGGTTTTATGCGTTATATGGAGCGCATTGCACCGGGCTTATGGATTACCGATTCGCGCAATGATGATTCTCCTTATAATTCGGCGTTTTTTCACAGTTCTAATTTACCCGAAGAAGTCAACAGCAACCATTTACCCAACCGCGACCTGATTTTTGAATTTCGGCTAGAAGAATCGAAAAGCAATAATAAAGACCCTGTTGCCACCAATATTCGCTTAGTCGGGTCGTAG
- the rpsU gene encoding 30S ribosomal protein S21 — protein MPNIRVKENEPFEVAIRRFKRACEKAGILAEVHRREFYEKPTSVRKRKAAAAVKRHMKKLSRETLRCERPY, from the coding sequence ATGCCTAACATTCGCGTTAAAGAAAATGAACCGTTTGAAGTTGCCATCCGTCGCTTTAAACGGGCTTGTGAGAAAGCCGGGATTTTAGCTGAAGTCCATCGCCGTGAATTCTACGAGAAACCCACCTCCGTGCGCAAACGCAAAGCCGCCGCCGCTGTAAAACGTCACATGAAAAAATTGTCGCGTGAAACCCTGCGCTGCGAACGCCCTTACTAA
- the dnaG gene encoding DNA primase, with the protein MRIARECIDDLIARADIVEVISHSLPLRKAGRHFVACCPFHQEKTPSFSVNAEKQFYHCFGCGASGNVLSFIMEYQHVDFVEAIHELAGQLGMNVVYEEDGQKTESPAARTDRHLAIYQLLQHVADYYAHQLTTPAAAAARRYLEQRGIDQQTAQKFLVGFAPDAWDGVLKTFATQETALLQAGLLVETEQGRRYDRFRNRVIFPILDQRGRVIAFGGRVLDDSKPKYLNSPETAVFHKSDALYGWYQARQQRPLERLIIVEGYLDVIALAQFDVPHAIATLGTATSETHLRIIFRQVDQVIFCFDGDDAGYKAAWRALETCLSLMNGKRDVRFAFLPQGDDPDSLIRRVGTVAFQNYLQQAKPLSHFLFDHLLKRIDIAQLEGRARLVEVAKPLLAKLPEGAYQTLLVQRLNELTQVDFKKLTTLIQDAQPKHSPSDPVAVREKGREKREKISTRNIIHLGRVNRTPIQMAIQLLLHTPALAQRAEDIYSQVSVLIDKDGDAEFLMLLIELLNRQPDMHLGLLCEYWRGTPYEPLISEYALQENLLQQPIVNIEAEFDGILTQIKQQYYQYRYELLLAKSRLAALTPSEKQEFFELAPLLSRVSHGIKP; encoded by the coding sequence GTGCGTATTGCTCGTGAGTGTATTGACGACCTGATTGCGCGGGCTGACATTGTTGAAGTGATCAGCCATTCTCTCCCCTTGCGCAAAGCAGGCCGTCATTTTGTCGCGTGCTGCCCCTTTCACCAAGAAAAAACGCCTTCATTTAGTGTCAACGCAGAAAAACAGTTTTATCACTGTTTTGGTTGCGGTGCCAGCGGTAACGTGTTGAGTTTTATCATGGAATATCAACACGTGGATTTTGTGGAAGCGATCCATGAGTTGGCCGGGCAGCTTGGAATGAATGTGGTGTATGAAGAAGATGGGCAAAAAACCGAATCTCCCGCCGCCCGCACGGATCGCCATCTCGCGATTTATCAATTATTACAACATGTTGCCGATTATTACGCCCATCAATTAACCACTCCTGCGGCGGCTGCGGCGCGTCGTTATTTAGAGCAGCGCGGCATTGATCAACAGACTGCCCAAAAGTTTTTAGTGGGTTTTGCGCCTGATGCGTGGGATGGGGTGTTGAAAACCTTTGCGACACAAGAAACTGCGTTATTACAAGCGGGTTTATTGGTGGAAACGGAACAGGGACGGCGTTATGACCGTTTTCGCAATCGGGTTATCTTTCCCATTCTGGATCAACGGGGGCGTGTGATTGCGTTTGGTGGGCGCGTGTTAGACGACAGCAAACCCAAATATCTCAATTCTCCAGAAACGGCTGTCTTTCATAAAAGTGATGCCCTGTACGGTTGGTATCAAGCACGGCAACAGCGTCCGCTGGAACGTTTGATTATTGTGGAAGGTTATTTAGACGTGATCGCCTTGGCGCAATTCGACGTGCCACACGCCATTGCGACCTTGGGAACGGCGACTTCTGAGACGCATTTACGCATTATTTTCCGCCAAGTGGATCAGGTTATTTTCTGTTTTGACGGCGATGACGCGGGTTATAAAGCGGCTTGGCGCGCTTTGGAAACGTGTTTGTCGTTAATGAATGGTAAACGAGATGTGCGCTTTGCCTTTTTGCCGCAAGGGGATGATCCTGATAGCCTTATTCGCCGTGTGGGAACGGTGGCATTTCAAAATTATTTACAACAAGCCAAACCCTTATCTCATTTTTTATTCGATCACCTGTTAAAACGAATCGATATTGCACAATTAGAAGGTCGGGCGCGTTTGGTGGAAGTGGCCAAGCCGTTATTAGCCAAGTTACCCGAAGGGGCTTATCAAACTTTATTGGTGCAGCGATTAAATGAATTAACACAGGTAGATTTTAAAAAATTAACTACACTTATACAGGATGCCCAGCCTAAACATTCTCCATCTGATCCAGTTGCTGTGAGAGAAAAAGGCAGAGAAAAAAGAGAGAAAATTAGCACGCGCAATATAATACATTTAGGCCGCGTTAATCGTACACCCATTCAAATGGCCATTCAACTGCTATTACACACCCCTGCATTAGCGCAGCGAGCAGAAGACATTTACAGTCAAGTTTCCGTATTAATTGATAAAGATGGAGATGCGGAATTTTTAATGCTATTAATTGAATTATTAAACCGTCAACCCGATATGCACTTAGGGTTATTATGCGAATATTGGCGCGGTACGCCGTATGAACCGCTGATCAGTGAATATGCGTTACAAGAAAATTTATTACAACAACCCATTGTCAATATTGAAGCGGAATTTGATGGTATTTTAACTCAAATTAAACAACAATATTATCAATATCGTTATGAATTATTACTGGCAAAAAGTCGCCTTGCCGCGCTAACTCCCAGTGAGAAACAAGAATTTTTTGAATTAGCTCCCTTATTATCGCGGGTGTCTCATGGGATTAAGCCTTGA
- a CDS encoding UDP-2,3-diacylglucosamine diphosphatase yields MTPPIKHYRAIWLSDIHLGTRGCKADFLLDFLRTHESAYLYLVGDIVDGWRLRKSWYWPQSHNDIVQKILRKARKGTEVIYVPGNHDEILRDYIDMQFGGITVLDEAIHITADNRRFLIIHGDQFDGVMQYAKWLAILGDWAYERMLQVNHIYNWIRRKLGYSYWSLSAYLKHKVKNAVNFISDFEQTLANEARRRGFDGVICGHIHKAEIRQLDDILYCNDGDWVESCTALIEDWDGRFFIVHWTDKQHYFQLENSLDENSDRVGRLVATD; encoded by the coding sequence GTGACTCCCCCTATCAAACATTATCGTGCGATTTGGTTGTCTGATATTCACTTAGGCACACGTGGCTGTAAAGCTGACTTTCTGCTTGATTTTTTGCGCACGCATGAATCGGCTTATCTTTATCTGGTGGGTGATATTGTCGATGGCTGGCGATTGCGCAAATCGTGGTATTGGCCGCAATCTCATAATGACATTGTACAGAAAATTTTGCGCAAAGCCCGTAAAGGCACTGAAGTGATTTATGTCCCTGGTAATCATGACGAAATTTTACGTGATTATATTGATATGCAGTTTGGCGGTATTACCGTTTTAGATGAAGCCATTCATATTACCGCAGATAATCGTCGTTTTTTAATTATTCACGGGGATCAATTTGATGGCGTGATGCAATATGCAAAATGGTTGGCGATTTTGGGAGATTGGGCGTATGAAAGAATGTTACAAGTCAATCATATTTATAATTGGATACGGCGCAAATTAGGTTATTCTTATTGGTCGTTATCGGCTTATTTAAAACATAAAGTAAAAAATGCCGTTAATTTTATTAGCGATTTTGAGCAAACTTTAGCGAATGAAGCGCGTCGTCGGGGATTTGATGGCGTGATTTGTGGGCATATTCACAAGGCTGAAATTCGACAATTAGACGATATTTTATATTGCAACGATGGCGATTGGGTAGAGAGTTGTACTGCATTAATTGAAGATTGGGATGGGCGATTTTTTATTGTTCATTGGACGGATAAGCAACATTATTTTCAACTCGAGAATTCATTAGATGAAAATTCTGATCGTGTCGGACGCTTGGTTGCCACAGATTAA
- a CDS encoding glycosyltransferase family 4 protein — MRTLSTTCQLLQHLGHEVQVINPEQFTTVPCPTYPEIRLTVNGFKRVGRLIEEFAPDSIHIATEGPLGWLARWHCIRHHKAFTTSFHTRFPEYVYARFRVPLTWTYSVLRRFHRYSAKIMVTTPSMYQELSAQGFESLSIWSRGVDVSLFRPRKEAFLEHLPRPLAMYVGRVAVEKNIEAFLNAELPGSKVVVGDGPQLPALRQKYPAVHFVGLKKGEELARYYAAADVFVFPSRTDTFGLVMLEALACGTPVAAYPVPGPLDVIGEHSTVGCLHENLEEAVRIALTRDRAQCRAHALRYSWQACTQQFLDNLQIVTPHSTEQRLAPPAHV, encoded by the coding sequence GTGCGAACACTATCCACCACCTGTCAATTACTGCAACATTTAGGGCATGAAGTTCAGGTCATTAACCCCGAACAATTTACCACTGTACCATGTCCTACTTATCCAGAAATTCGTTTAACCGTCAATGGGTTTAAGCGAGTAGGGCGTTTAATCGAAGAATTTGCACCAGACAGCATTCACATTGCCACGGAAGGGCCATTGGGTTGGTTGGCACGCTGGCATTGTATTCGTCATCATAAGGCATTTACCACTTCTTTTCATACCCGTTTTCCTGAATATGTTTATGCGCGTTTTCGTGTGCCGTTGACGTGGACGTATAGCGTATTGCGACGTTTTCACCGTTATTCTGCCAAAATTATGGTGACAACGCCCAGCATGTATCAAGAATTAAGCGCGCAAGGCTTTGAATCATTAAGCATTTGGTCACGCGGAGTCGATGTATCTTTATTCCGACCTCGCAAAGAGGCTTTTTTAGAACATCTCCCGCGTCCGCTTGCCATGTATGTCGGGCGAGTGGCGGTGGAGAAAAATATCGAAGCCTTTTTAAATGCAGAATTACCCGGCAGTAAAGTCGTTGTCGGTGATGGGCCTCAATTGCCGGCTTTGCGTCAAAAATATCCTGCGGTGCATTTTGTGGGTTTGAAAAAAGGAGAAGAATTAGCGCGTTACTATGCGGCGGCTGATGTGTTTGTTTTCCCCAGTCGCACGGATACTTTTGGTTTGGTGATGTTAGAGGCTCTCGCCTGCGGCACACCCGTGGCGGCTTATCCTGTCCCAGGGCCTTTAGATGTGATCGGTGAACACAGCACTGTGGGATGTTTACACGAAAATTTAGAAGAAGCAGTGCGTATTGCCTTAACCCGTGACCGCGCCCAATGTCGCGCTCATGCGTTGCGCTATTCATGGCAAGCCTGCACGCAACAATTTCTCGATAATTTACAAATTGTTACGCCACATTCTACAGAACAACGACTTGCTCCACCCGCACATGTGTAA
- the rpoD gene encoding RNA polymerase sigma factor RpoD, which produces MNPEEQKSQLKLLIAKGKEQGYLTYHEVNDHLPDDIVDPEQIDSIIDMINNMGIMVHEDVPDIDNLLMSDPVAPDEDAAEEAAAALANVDSEFGRTTDPVRMYMREMGTVDLLTREGEIKIAKRIEEGMSQALSALAQYPDIVEELLRKYDTVKTEEVKLSDILMGFNDSANGELEAELAHNEDDTADSALDEVVAAEELDDDDVDHPALMEDCALDTEETEARFNHLRHIYHQLLASRQKSGIHSEAYALVRKELADCFLQFRIAPRVVEELTVKLRDTFNLIREQENFIRQICVGKAKMDNKTFLSAFRNNETNPNWVEQLLKGNKSHAAKLRPHQHELKRAQEKLIALESVCCLSLDEIKEIYRLVSIGEAKARRAKKEMIEANLRLVISIAKKYTNRGLQFLDLIQEGNIGLMKAVDKFEYRRGYKFSTYATWWIRQAITRSIADQARTIRIPVHMIETINKLNRVSRQILQEKGREATPEELAERMDMPEDKVRKVLKIAKEPISMETPIGDDEDTHLGDFIEDNSLPAPVDSATFEGLRRATQEMLHSLTPREAKVLRMRFGIDMSTDHTLEEVGKQFDVTRERIRQIEAKALRKLRHPSRSESLRSFLD; this is translated from the coding sequence ATGAACCCCGAAGAGCAAAAGTCACAACTCAAGTTATTGATTGCCAAAGGCAAAGAGCAAGGCTACTTGACCTATCATGAGGTGAACGATCACTTGCCCGATGACATCGTCGATCCCGAACAAATCGACAGTATTATCGACATGATCAACAACATGGGCATCATGGTACACGAAGATGTCCCTGATATAGACAATTTATTGATGTCCGATCCCGTCGCACCTGACGAGGATGCCGCCGAAGAAGCCGCCGCCGCTTTAGCCAATGTGGACAGCGAATTTGGCCGCACCACCGACCCCGTGCGCATGTATATGCGCGAAATGGGAACGGTGGATTTATTAACCCGCGAAGGCGAAATTAAAATCGCTAAACGCATTGAAGAAGGCATGAGTCAAGCCTTATCTGCGCTGGCACAATATCCTGATATTGTCGAAGAATTGCTGCGCAAATATGACACAGTAAAAACGGAAGAAGTTAAATTATCCGATATTTTAATGGGCTTTAATGACAGTGCGAATGGCGAATTAGAAGCAGAATTAGCCCACAACGAAGATGACACAGCGGATTCGGCTTTAGATGAAGTGGTCGCAGCCGAAGAATTAGACGATGATGATGTGGATCATCCCGCGTTAATGGAAGATTGCGCGTTAGACACCGAAGAAACGGAAGCCCGTTTTAATCATCTGCGCCATATTTATCATCAATTGTTAGCGTCTCGCCAAAAAAGCGGCATTCATTCTGAAGCCTACGCCTTGGTGCGTAAAGAATTAGCGGATTGTTTCTTACAATTCCGCATTGCGCCGCGTGTGGTAGAAGAATTGACGGTGAAATTGCGCGACACGTTTAATTTAATTCGTGAGCAAGAAAACTTTATTCGACAAATTTGTGTCGGTAAAGCCAAAATGGATAATAAAACCTTTTTGTCTGCCTTTAGAAATAACGAAACCAATCCCAATTGGGTAGAGCAATTGCTTAAAGGCAACAAGAGCCACGCCGCTAAATTGCGTCCCCATCAACATGAGTTAAAGCGGGCGCAAGAAAAATTGATTGCATTAGAAAGCGTGTGTTGTTTAAGTTTGGACGAAATCAAGGAAATTTATCGCTTGGTTTCTATTGGTGAAGCCAAAGCACGGCGGGCGAAAAAAGAAATGATCGAAGCCAATTTGCGCTTAGTCATTTCAATTGCGAAAAAGTACACCAATCGCGGATTGCAATTCTTAGATTTAATTCAAGAAGGCAATATTGGCTTAATGAAAGCGGTGGATAAATTTGAATACCGTCGCGGTTACAAATTTTCGACTTACGCCACGTGGTGGATTCGTCAAGCGATTACGCGCTCTATCGCCGATCAAGCGCGTACCATTCGTATTCCCGTTCACATGATCGAGACCATTAACAAACTCAATCGCGTTTCCCGTCAAATTTTGCAAGAAAAAGGGCGCGAAGCCACCCCCGAAGAATTGGCCGAACGCATGGATATGCCGGAAGATAAAGTGCGTAAGGTGTTGAAAATCGCCAAAGAACCCATTTCTATGGAAACACCTATCGGCGATGACGAAGACACTCATTTAGGCGATTTTATTGAAGACAATAGCTTGCCTGCGCCGGTGGATTCTGCGACTTTTGAAGGACTACGCCGTGCAACACAGGAAATGCTGCACAGCTTAACGCCACGAGAAGCAAAAGTGTTACGTATGCGTTTTGGGATTGACATGAGTACCGATCACACCTTGGAAGAAGTCGGTAAACAATTCGATGTCACTCGTGAGCGCATTCGCCAAATCGAAGCCAAAGCCTTACGTAAACTGCGTCATCCCAGTCGATCTGAGTCTTTGCGCAGTTTCTTAGACTAA
- a CDS encoding DUF3696 domain-containing protein translates to MSDFFIIASPIQHIKKNTAMITSITLKNFKCFKEEISFPLAQFNLFAGFNGSGKSTLLQSLLMMHQSLGYVDKKRLILNGKYIKLGSFDDVRNHHNSAELPIVFEFYSRNDDMDISRVFTLKKDDSDDLCLKISYPNDNLESLDFLLFARIHFISADRIGPQEFYKKQMLGDFPHVGMKGELTVNILDKLREKKVKKFLCLGENSDTLLVQTQEWLSRILSPIKLDLPRSKSNILTLSLGNTRPHNVGFAYSSILPLIVTGLIAEKGDILIIENPEIHLHPKAQSELVKFLTEVAKTGVQIFIESHSDHILNGLRIAVLEKRLTTKQLSILYFREGYNQSVVKIPIQKNGGVEIWPQGFFDQMDSDFGVLFDA, encoded by the coding sequence TTGAGCGATTTTTTTATCATCGCTTCACCGATTCAGCACATTAAGAAAAATACGGCAATGATCACCAGCATTACATTAAAAAATTTTAAATGTTTTAAAGAGGAAATTTCATTTCCCTTAGCGCAATTTAATTTATTTGCAGGCTTTAACGGCAGCGGCAAATCCACATTATTACAATCTTTACTCATGATGCACCAATCATTGGGCTATGTGGATAAAAAACGATTAATTTTAAACGGTAAATATATTAAATTAGGCAGTTTTGACGATGTCAGAAATCATCATAATTCGGCTGAATTGCCCATTGTGTTTGAATTTTACAGTCGCAATGATGACATGGATATTTCAAGAGTTTTCACTTTAAAAAAAGATGACAGCGATGATTTGTGTCTAAAAATTTCTTATCCCAATGACAATTTAGAATCACTTGATTTTTTATTATTTGCCCGAATTCATTTTATTTCCGCTGATAGAATTGGCCCTCAAGAATTTTATAAAAAACAAATGCTCGGTGATTTTCCTCATGTGGGGATGAAGGGAGAATTAACGGTTAATATTTTAGATAAATTACGCGAAAAAAAAGTAAAAAAATTCCTGTGTTTGGGAGAAAATAGCGATACTTTATTGGTGCAAACACAAGAGTGGTTAAGCCGAATTTTAAGCCCCATAAAACTCGATTTACCGCGCTCTAAATCCAATATTTTAACCCTTTCTTTAGGCAACACCAGACCACACAATGTCGGATTTGCGTATAGCAGTATTTTACCGCTTATTGTGACGGGGTTAATTGCGGAGAAAGGAGATATTTTAATTATTGAAAATCCAGAAATCCATTTACACCCTAAAGCACAATCAGAATTGGTTAAATTTTTGACCGAAGTCGCTAAAACAGGCGTGCAAATTTTTATAGAATCGCACAGCGATCATATTTTAAATGGATTGCGCATTGCGGTATTAGAAAAAAGATTAACCACAAAACAATTAAGTATTCTTTATTTTCGAGAAGGTTACAACCAAAGTGTGGTGAAAATTCCTATCCAAAAAAATGGAGGGGTAGAAATTTGGCCACAAGGTTTTTTTGATCAAATGGACAGTGATTTTGGTGTTCTATTTGATGCGTAA
- a CDS encoding GatB/YqeY domain-containing protein — MSGSLKQRIQDDIKTAMRSKDKALLGTLRLISSAIKQREVDERIEVNDIQLIEILDKMVKQRRDSIGHYQAAGRDDLVAQESFELDVLQNYLPQPLSEAELNALIDTALAETAASSPSDLGKVMAHLKPLVQGRADMRALSSDIKKRLSA; from the coding sequence ATGTCGGGTTCCCTCAAGCAACGTATTCAAGATGATATTAAAACCGCCATGCGCAGTAAAGATAAAGCCTTATTAGGCACATTGCGCTTGATTTCTTCGGCAATCAAACAACGCGAAGTAGATGAACGCATTGAAGTCAATGACATTCAACTCATTGAAATACTTGATAAAATGGTCAAGCAACGCCGCGATTCTATCGGCCACTATCAAGCTGCCGGACGAGATGACTTGGTGGCACAAGAATCTTTTGAGTTGGACGTGCTGCAAAATTACCTGCCACAGCCCCTCAGCGAAGCCGAATTAAACGCCCTCATCGACACTGCCCTAGCGGAAACCGCAGCCAGCAGTCCATCTGACTTAGGCAAAGTCATGGCACATCTCAAGCCTTTGGTTCAAGGCCGTGCCGATATGCGTGCCTTGAGCAGCGATATTAAAAAACGTTTGTCCGCTTAA